The genomic window AGCGAAGACCCgatattttatttctgtcaaaagatatttgggACCCGGTAAAATTATTAGTTCTCTGCCAATAACTTTTcactgaaaaatatttataaattgtgAAATCTGGATCACGGATCACAATACTTTAAATGAATATTGACTGTGTTGCGTGCTTTTGTCATCCACACTTTGCGTTCGCACATATTTGACCATGAGATGGTAAAATACACATACTTAACGATACTCACGATTCATATTGACCGTCTGACAGCACTCATGTCAAACATTGCATTCCAATGCGATAAATAGCTATGCAATAGATTTTTTGTATCGCATTCTGCAAATGCGTTGACATTGTTTTGCTATGCAACGATGCAATACCATTGCGTCGTGATCGTGAATACCATTGTTATCTTTTTAGGCGCCCACTCTTTCGCCTCTCAGCTCGAATAGGAGCGAGATGACTTCCTTTGAAGACTTCAAAAATTCCGAAATAGCACAAAACAACTTAGAGGAGATTCTGAATGCCTCGCCCAAAGGCAAAAACATAATTAATTACCACAAAGAAAACTTCTTTCTGCTGGACAGTGATCGCGAAGCTTTGATTGGGATTATTGTGAACTATTTCACCGAAAAAACGAATGCATGGCAATGAAAGATATTGCAAACTTTTCAGAGCAAATAATAACTTTGTTTCCCTCTGAAAATATGGTAAGTTCATTATAAAGTTGTAGGTCATAGCAGGAATTACCATTTGCTCGAGCATATCCAAAGTACCGATTAGTATTACTGGCGACATAATGCAATGCCGCGCAGCGTTACACAGTCATAATGCAATGCGGCGCTATAATGCAATGCAGCGCAGCATTACACAGTGGACCTACATTCAATGAAAtataaatttctattttaaatGGTGCGtcttataaatttatttaattcgtATATTGTGGACCTACATACATtaattcaaatataattttttattttatgtggtGCGTTTTATAATTTGGTATGTTGTGGACCTACACTCAATCAAATAGAAATTTCTATTTTAAGTGGCGCATCTTATAATTTTATGGAAATTGTGTAGATTAGATGTCAACTCGAAAAACACGTCGGAAAATGCGCCAAAGGACGCGGAATGTGAATCCACGAGCGGAAAACTAATATATTCAGAGGTTtgcgaaacgcgtcttttggtaCCTTTCCCGACATTTTTCGGGTTGACGTGCAATCTACACAATtaccaattttatttaattcgtaTGTTGTGGACCTACACTcaatcaaatataaatttttattttatatagcgCTATTATTGCAACCGCCGGGAGGGCAAAAATCCTACAGGAAAGTTGTACGATAAGGCAACAAACGTTCGTAGAAAACTTAACAAGAAACGAGAACATATATTATTGGATGATACAGATCTTTCATCAAGAAAGGATTCGGCCCCCTGTACCAGtggtaatattttttatttcactaaCACAATTCCTTTGAATATATCTTTAACTCACCATTTTACTTTATAGATCAGAATGCAGTTGCGGACAAATTGTGGCTTGCACACAATATGGAGCCCTGGAGTGAAGTTGTTAAGAAGTGGAATGCAACGATCGAAATAAGGCAACAGGATATTTTCAAtagaaaagtaaatatttttactGATTGGCCGCTGCTTAAAAACTCACTTGGATATACATTGGTTAGTTAAACTACATACACTTCTacccaaatttatttaatttttatagttttattattatttcaaattttagattgaaatcgATTTTATAGCAAAGTACAAAGACAGCGCAAATAATTTGATCAATGAATGGCCGGATTTTAGACGACTTATTATTCCCTATATGAGAGACAAAATTAAGGATAATGCATCAAACAACATGCTACTCATGATTGATGAAAATGTTGATTCGGGTAAATTGTATACTAGGCTAATGTTGacgtaattttaaatttatttttcttttagatTCAACCGACTGTATAATAACTTTACTTATGCATTCTATACTAAAACCACCACTAATTTCAACTGGTAATACTCCCAATAGTAAGAGATTTAAATGGAAACCATCTATATGTGACGCCCAAAACGTCACAGTGCTGCACTGTGAATATATAAATGACTACCAAAGACGGTATGACGAATTAAAAGGCAAAGCTATGGAAAAATGTACTACACTGCAACCACTTATATTGGTTATAGGCGAAGAATTGAAAAGCTTAGAAagttattatattgtttctgatGGTGTACTGTATAAAGTTCCAACATTTGTTAGAGCGCttgatattttatttaaattatttcatgTATTCAACCTTAAATACCCAATAGAAGCTAAATTTTTGTACGACTTCAtggaaaaatacttttttaaattcgACTGCTCAGTTAACTCTAATTTACTGTTGTTAATTAATTAtttggaaaatgcaaaaaaaatgtcTAACTAAATCCGCAAAATGTTTAAGTGCTTTGCTTGTAATTTTAGTGGACATAATCCAAAATTATTAGTCCACCATTTAAAATCATTCCATGTGTgtagtaagataaaaaattttatttgtactaTACCTGAATGTGGTCAATATTTTTCAAACATGTATtcattttaaaatcatttaaacaGAGTTCACCGAACTGTACATACCAAATCAGCTCAAGACTGCATTACTAATAACAGTAGCtgcaaaatttatcaaaataaccacatcatttcaagtttacaaaaCAATACACTACAGCATATAGTAAGTTCAGTTATAGTAAATGatcaaattaataaattaaattcttTGCAAAGCAATAGAGTGCCAAATATGAATTTCAATCAGTTTGTATTATCTTtgcataacaaaaacaattttacaagAAAAGATGTTTTTTCTATTGTACAGGATATGCATGAGATCATTTTAAAGCCAATCCAAGAACATGTTTTGAAATTTATGGCGCCCTATATTGAAGATCATAACAATAGAATAAATGCAGAAAATAATTTCCAAAACATTTTCTCTAATTTTCAAAATATAACTAAAGAATACCGTTTTTTCAAATTACTTGAACGTGAAAAGATTTTTGCTCCTCCCACTGCATATATAATAAATGAAGAAATTTCTGAAATAATAGTAAATAACAATCCCGGACTACATTCAAATAAGGTTACAGGCGTTTTAATGCCAATCgaatttcaaatcaaaaaatatttcgaaactaAAAATAACTTATACTTAAcattagaaaatataaaaattatacagtCAAAGCAGGATGTGTATGCAAATGTTATTAATGGTGAAACCtggaaacaaaaaatgttaagctttaaaaataaattggttATTCCATACGTGTTATATTTCGATGAGTTTGGAATTGGTAATCCATTGGGCTCCCATGCTTGTAATCAATCAGTATGTGGTATTTATTATAACTTTCCAACAATTCCCAACCATCACTTATCAACGTTAGAAAACATATTTGTAGCAGGTTTTTTTAAATCACATGATCGAAAGTTATTCAACATTTAGAATCGGAAGGCATAGTTTTAACTACTGCTGAGGGTGAATTTCATGTTTTCTTTGTCCTTGCTCTTATAACTGGCGATAACTTGGGATTAAACTCTATATTGGGGTTTACTAGTAGTTTTAATTCAAACTTCTATTGTCGTAACTGTAAAAGACATAAATCTAATATGCAATCGGATATATCAGAACACACCGAATTTTTACGAAATAGACAGTCGTATATTTCCGACTGTGCTATTCAGGATTTCAAGTTGACTGGCATAACAGAAACTTGTATTTTTAACGACATAACTAGTTTTCATATTGTAGATAACTTTTATTTCGATTTGATGCACGATTTATTTGAAGGTGTTTGCCATTACGACATTTCAGAAGTTCTTTTGAATTTCAtagaacaaaaaaatattttagtctCGAAACGTTCAACTATAGAAAGCAAATGTTTTCCTATGGACCAACTGAAATCGGCAATAGCTCTCCGCCTATAAGTTTGAATAACTTAAGAAATTCGAAATTTAAAATGTCAGCAAGGGAAATGATGTGCTTTGTCCATCATTTGCATTTATAATAAGTGACCTAGTACCGGAAGGAGATGaagtatggaatttttttttagtacttTTGCAAATTATTGATATTTTGCTGCTGTTGGAGATAGGCGAATGCAGCTTAAACACATTAAAGTCACTTATTGAAAAGCACCATTATTTATATAAGTCACTGTTCAAAAACCCATTAAAACCAAAGTTCCATTTCCTATTACACTATGTTTCTTCAATAAAAAAATGTGgaccattaaaaaaaatatggtgCATGAGATTTGAAGCTgttcacaaaattttcaaaacatacTCAAATTCAATTACATCTCGAGTAAATATTCCATGGAGTCTTTCAATAACAGCTGCACTAAAATTCTCGTATAATAtatcaaacgaaactttttttaaGCCTGATTTAAGCATTCATATGAAATTCCTGTTGCCTGACAGTACAGGATTAAAATACGGAttcaattttcaaattaaatatgaTATTTCAAAATACAAGTTTTATTCAGAAGTAACTTTTAAAGGATTACTTTTcaaaataggtttttttttattataaaagatGTTGTTGTTTACTTGTTTGAGGTTGAAGATATTGCAGTATGCTCACTAAAACAACTATTTTTTATATGTTCTCAGCATCAAATTATAAACTTTGATTCACATACGCAGTCATATATTGTAGGAGAAAAGTTATGCagctataatttcataaatgcgGATAAAATATCTTCACCTCCTTTGCATACACATACTATTCGAAATAACAGAAAATGTATACGATTGAAAAGCAATTAGTATTCAAAAAGTTGTTAttaaaataagtatacatatttttataaaaaaacttgtaATTGAATTATAAAGGTTTTTTTTATACATAAGTTTTTTATatgccttattttttttttgttatgcgaGAGCGCGTACACCGAGTGCCACTCAAAATGTccatatttgtataaaaaaacaatccttaataaaaaatgtcataaataaattaaattaatttaaaaaaccaaaaacgaaGTGTTTTATTTTTAGAATGTTAATCTAACAATAAAAACCatgttaaaataacatgatagatcgtgttaatttaacaataaaaaactgttaaaataacatgatagatcgtgttaatttaacaataaaacactgttaagttaacatgatagatcgtattaatttaacaataaaaccctgttaagttaacatgataGATCGTGTTAGTTTAACATGACATATCGTGTTATTTCAACATAGTATAGTGTTAGTTTAACATGTCAGATCGTGTTAGAGTAACATGAAATAGTATTAATTTAACGAGACTAATAATGTTGTATTAACAGGAAGTCATGTTGATTCAAACGTTTGTAATCATGTTAAATTCACACTGTTCCTTCATGTTGATCAGACATGTAGGAACAGTGAAAAAGTAGATTCATGTTAAAACAACCTGAGCGATAGTGTTGAAAAATAATAACCTGAAAAAGTGTTGATTCAACATGAAAATTTTTCTGCGTGCAGTAACTGCAACAACACAGAAACACAGATACACATCAGCACCACAAGGTAACATATACCTGCATCAAGAGATACTCGCAAATATTATGGCGACACGCCATCGCATTCGCAGCGAACAGCCTTCACAACCTCTTGTATTGACAACAACCACGCCAGTGAGTTGCAGCAACCAACGCAACAACTCACCAGCGACCCCTCCCCCTGCGACATAAAACTACACCACACTAACATAACCACAGGCGACACCTTGGACCAACATCAGTCGGCACACCAAACAGCACATCCAAAAGTAAGGCAACTCAACGAAAAAAAAGGTAGCAACACACACCAAACCAGGTAATAGTGATCAAAAATTGTGAAAGGTATCGCTGCCGCAACCGTTCTGGTGGCCAACAAAACTCACATACACATAAACAATATCCACCCCCATCGGACACTGCCACAACACAACGCATCACATCACACCAAACCACATCACGTCTCATCAAAAGCATATCATACCACAACATATAACATTATATCGCATTACATTACATCTCAGCAAATAACATCAAATAAGTCGTGACGGTGAGTAAAATCAGTCCATCACTGGGGCGGATTGTTGCATCAAACGGCAAGAAACAGCGGGCGAAGTGGTGAGAAGATCGCCAAGGCAGAGAGCGTGCTCATCACCGCTCCGAAATCACCACAACAACGCCGGCACCGGACCACCAACCTGAATGTGATACAACACGGCAGCGATCGACGAACGATCAATGCTTTTACACTTTTTTTACAAAACCTTTTCTATTTATGATCATTCTTATACGCTTTTTTTAGTTTTCCTGTAAACCCTACGTATGGATTTCGGTTTGAATGTATGTTATTTTTAACTGGCGATattattatacatattgtaacgaatttagtgcaattcctcttctttgcaaccttctgctaacgttcgaatcactaaactgttgaataaataactccaatattcaataatgcaaaattgtctttattagactactttcaaaataacacttctattgctcgacagataccgtgcttaaatcaaactgaatttcgaaaaaccaaattATTTAATACCTAAATCACTGTTTCAGAAGTTGCAAGTGTAGTATAAAACTAGCAGAAATAGTAGTTCATAATTATGTGCGAGCGCAATGCGCTTGACTCTGTGTTCAATAAAATTATAGAATCATCAAATAATGACTtgacaagaaaaagaaaaaatgacaGCGTGACAGAAAACACGATGTCAAAACCCACCAAAAACAATTATTACGCAATACTAGATGAAGATCTAGAAGAGTGTAATGAAGCATTCATAAAAttccaacaatatgtgcaaaccAACAAGCTAAGTAACGATACCGAAGAAACACGAGCTCATGCTATAAACAACAACTGCAACCCATCAACAAGCGCAGCAGCAGCCAAAGCTACAGCTGCAAGTGTAACAAATAAACAAGAACCAAaagcaaatacaaatatgaaaaacaaaagcaacagcaAAAACATTCCTCCAATTATTACATTCGATGTAGAATCTAAACAAATAATAGAACTGATTAAAGATGGTTTGAAGATaactcaatttaaaataaaagaatatcgCCAGAATAAAATAGCGATTTATTTAACAAATCTCGACGATTATAAAATAGTCCGCGGAT from Eurosta solidaginis isolate ZX-2024a chromosome 3, ASM4086904v1, whole genome shotgun sequence includes these protein-coding regions:
- the LOC137244365 gene encoding uncharacterized protein, with product MCLLNDADLADIFPKTEIGLRIKFRERLSHWRQNERYYCNRREGKNPTGKLYDKATNVRRKLNKKREHILLDDTDLSSRKDSAPCTSDQNAVADKLWLAHNMEPWSEVVKKWNATIEIRQQDIFNRKVNIFTDWPLLKNSLGYTLIEIDFIAKYKDSANNLINEWPDFRRLIIPYMRDKIKDNASNNMLLMIDENVDSDSTDCIITLLMHSILKPPLISTGNTPNSKRFKWKPSICDAQNVTVLHCEYINDYQRRYDELKGKAMEKCTTLQPLILVIGEELKSLESYYIVSDGVLYKVPTFVRALDILFKLFHVFNLKYPIEAKFLYDFMEKYFFKFDCSVNSNLLLLINYLENAKKMSN